DNA sequence from the Marinilongibacter aquaticus genome:
AGAGAAACAAGACAACAGCTTGGAAGGCAAAAAGGCGAAGCTTCAAGAGCTTCAGAGCCAGTTGGGTAAAACACAAAACGAAATTGCGGCCCTACAGAAAGAGATATCTGTAATGGAGCCCGACACGACTGAGAAAGTAACCTACGTGAAGGCCATGCCAATCGTAACCGAAGATTTCTCACATTACGTAGAGGCCAACGGGAAACTTGAAGCTGAAAACAATGTATTCGTGAGCCCGCAAACTGGTGGAGCGATTACTCAGGTGTTGGTGAAAGAGGGTGATTTCGTGAAAAAAGATCAAGTGGTGGCTCGTATCGATGACAGCATCTTGAAGAACAACATCAACGAGGTGAAAACACAATTGGAAACAGCTCGTACATTGTTCGGGCGTCAGAAAGCCCTTTGGGATCAAAAAATTGGAACAGAGGTGCAATACATTCAATCGAAATCGCAGGTTGAAAGCCTTGAAAAACGTTTGGCTACACTGAATTCGCAATTGGCCCAAAGTGAAGTGAAATCGCCTTTGAGCGGTTATGTGGACGAGGTGCGTTTGAAAGCCGGGGAGATTGCCAGTCCGGGAATGGGCATTTTGCGAGTAGTCAATTTGAATATATTGAAAGTGGTGTCGAAAATACCTGATACCTATGCAGGCACAATCAAAAAAGGTGATTTGGTGAAAGTGCAATTCCCCGATTTGAATAAAGAGATCGACTCGCGTCTCAGCTTTGTGAGCCAAACGGTGGATCCTGTGACCCGTACATTTGCGGCCGAGGCCAAAGTGCCCATCAACCGCGATTTCAAGCCGAATTTGAATGCTGTGGTATTCATCAAAGACCAGTCGAAAGCCGAAACCATTGCCATTTCTGAAAACCTTGTACAGAATACAGAGCGTGGGCAGATTGTGTATGTAGCAGAAGAGCAAAACGGAAAGCAAGTGGCCCGTGGCCGCGAAGTAAGCCTGGGCTTGAGCTACAATGGAAAAGTAGAGGTGCTCACTGGCCTTAGTGCTGGCGACGTGTTGATTACCGACGGTTATCAAGATTTGGTAGACGGCGAAGTGGTGAGCTTCTAGTTTTTTGAACAACCGCAAAATTGAATTCAAATGAGCGAAAACAATAAAAATATTTCACCGGACAAACTAGAAGGCGGAGGGTTGATTTACAACATGATCGGCTTTCTGGGAAACAACCGGACAACCGTGTACTTGGTCACTTTCTTGCTGACCCTTGCCGGATATTCCATATTTACCAATTTGCCCAAAGAACAGTTTCCCGAAATTGTTGTCCCGCAGATTTATGTAAATACCGTATATGCAGGAACGGCACCTGCCGATATTGAAAACTTGATCAACAAACCGCTGGAAAAGCAGATCAAGGCCGAAAAAGGTGTGAAGAAAATCAAATCGAATTCTTTACAAGATGTTTCGGTGATTTTGGTTGAGTTCGAAACAGATGTGCCTGTGGAGGTGGCCAAAGAGCGGGTGAAAAGTGCCATAGATAAAGCACGCCGCGATTTGCCGACCGACTTGGATCAAGATCCTACGGCCATCGAGGTGAACTTCTCGGAGTTCCCTATTATGAACGTGAACCTTTCGGGTGACTTCTCGATGCAGAAGCTGAAAACCTATGCGGAAGAAATTCAGGATCGCGTAGAGGCCCTTCCAGAAATTACCCGCGTGGATATCGTTGGGGCATTGGAAAGAGAAATCCAAATCAATTTGGACTTGCAGAAAATGCAGGCCTACGGATTGGCCTTTTCCGATATTCAGCAAGCGGTGGCTTCGGAAAACGTGAACATTTCCGGTGGTGAATTGAACGTGAACAACATTCGCCGCACCTTGCGTGTGAAAGGCGAATTCACATCGATAGATCAGTTGAAGAATGTAGTAGTGAGTTCGGGAACGGGAGCTACGGCTCGCCTGTACGAAATTGCCGATGTGCGTGACTCTTTTGAAGAGCGTCAGGATTTTGCCCGATTGGACAACAAACCCGTAGTTACGCTAAACGTGATTAAGCGTGGTGGAGAAAACTTGATTATTGCTTCAGAGAAAATTGAAGAAATTCTCGACGAATTCAAAACCAAAGCCCCTTCTGGATTGAATGTGACGATCACGGCCGACCAGTCGGATCGTACCAAAGCCGATTTGAACGATTTGATCAACACGGTAGTGTTGGGCTTTATTTTCGTGGTATTGGTGTTGATGTTCTTCATGGGTGTGCGTGATGCCATATTTGTGGGGCTTTCTGTTCCGCTTTCGGCACTTTTGGCCTTGTATCCTTTGATGCTCATGGGCTTCACCCTGAACACCATCGTGCTTTTTGCCTTCTTGCTTGGACTGGGTATTGTGGTGGACGACGCCATTGTGGTAATCGAAAACTCGCACCGTATTTTCAACCAACACAAGAAGTTGACAATTGTGGAAGCAGTGAAGCTGGCGGCTTCAGAAGTGTTTATTCCGGTATTGGCGGGTACACTGACGACCATTGCTCCGTTTTTCCCGCTTTTGTTTTGGCCGGGAATCGTCGGTGAGTTTATGAAATACTTGCCCTTTACGCTGATCTTCACACTCTTTGCCTCTTTGGTGGTGTCGTATGTGATGAACCCTGTGTTTGCCATGACTTTCATGAAACGTGAAGAAGACGACCGTGAGGTTAAAGCCGGTTTCTCTACATTGAAAAGGCCCTTGTTTATCTTGTTAGGAGTAGCTGCTTTGTTGTACCTGCTTTCTCTTTCTGGAAACAGCATGTTCTTCGGTGGGGCAAACGTGGTGGTTTTGATTGCCATTTTGTATGTATTCAACCACTATATCCTTACACCGAAATTGATCATTCCTTTTCAGGAAAACCTGTTGCCGCGTTTGAAAGAAGGATATTCGAAAATTATCCGTTGGGTAATTCGTGGCTGGCGTCCGGTTTGGGTGGTATTGGCCGCGTTTTGCTTGTTGATCTTCTCGGTAGTGATGTTGGGTATTGTGAAACCCTCAGTCGTGTTTTTCCCTTCGGGCGAACCCGATTATATCTATGTATACAATTTGATGCCGGTAGGCACCGATGCCCGTAAAACGGATGAGGTGACAAAAGAAATCGAAAAAAGGGTTTTCAAGGTTTTGGAAGACAACCAGGCTATGCCGGCTGTGAACTCGGTGATTTCGAATGTGGGTAAAAATGCGGGTGATCCGTTCAATCCAGATCGCTCGGATACACCGCATAAATCGAAAGTGACGATTGCTTTTGTGGGCAAGGAAAAAAGAGGAAATATCTCTTCTCAAGAATTGCTCGGAAAAGTCCGCGATGCCCTTCAAGGTATTCCGGGTACGCAAATTTCGGTTGAACGCGAGCAGAATGGCCCGCCCACAGGTAAGCCGATCACGTTGGAAATCACAGGTGATGATTTCGATGTCTTGCATGAAATAGAAGTACAGGTGATGGATAAAATCGCGGCTTCGAATATTCAGGGTATTGACGAATTGAAATCGGATTTGGTGACCAACAAACCTGAAATTTTGATCAATATCGACCGCGAAAAGGCTTCGCGAGAAGGCATTCGTACAGCTACAATTGCTCAAGCCTTGCGTACAGCCTTGTTTGGTCTGGAAGTGTCGAAATACCGTGATACAGAAGACGAATATCCGATCCAATTGCGATTGAAAGAAAATGACCGTGATCAGATCGAGAGTTTGTTGAGCATGAACATTACTTTCCGTGATATGAATATGGGCGGTGTGCTGCGTTCGATTCCATTGGCTACTGTGGCCAATATTTCTTACTCCACTACATTTAGCCAGATCAACCGTACCGACGCGATGCGTACGATTACCTTGAGTTCGGATGTGACACCCGAATACAAAGAAAAGGCCAATGAGGTGAACGCCAATATTTTGAATGCCATTGCCGATATCAAGTTGCCTCCGGGATACACCGTAAAACAAGGTGGTGAGCAGGAAGAGCAGGCCGAAGCCGCGACATTCTTGAGCACGGCCTTCTTGGTGGCCATTGCAATGATTTACCTCATTTTGGCTGCCCAGTTCAACTCTATCGTGAAGCCTTTCATTATTTTCTTCACGATTGTATTGAGCTTGATCGGGGTGTTGTTGGGCTTTATGGCTTTTGGTAAAACATTCTCTGTGATCATGTCGGGTGTAGGTATTATTGCCTTGGCCGGTATTGTGGTGAAAAACGGTATTTTGCTTATCGAATTTATCGATGAATTGAGAAAACGTGGCTTGCCTTTGCGAGAAGCCATCATTCAAGGTGGTTCAACCCGTCTTACTCCGGTATTGCTTACGGCTTCGTCTACGGTATTGGGCATGATGCCTTTGGCCTTTGGTTTGGCCTTCGATTTCGGAGCCTTGTTCGTAGATTTGAAATGGGCAGTGAACATTGGCGGTGATTCGGCGGTGTTCTGGAATATCTTGGCTTGGACGATCATTTTCGGTTTGATCTTCTCTACTATACTCACGCTGATTATTGTACCTTGTTTGTACTACTTATCAGAACGTGTGAAAGAACGCTTCTCTTCGGGTAAATCGAAGCAAACGGAGCAATTGGAAGAAGCATTGGTTTAAATCATCCAAATAGAGTAAAAAGCCTCGCCATCCTGTTTTGGCGGGGCTTTTTCATTCATTCAATAGTATTTCGCTCAAAACGAGTTCGACGGCTGTAGCATCCAAGCCGCTTTTCATGTCGGGATGATAAAGGAGGCGAATCAATTCTTTGTCGATAGGGGCGTAGCTGTTGGTAGTGGTCCAAGCCGATTGGAAAATGCTTTCTGGGTATTCGGGCGAATCTTGTGCCAAACCCAAAGACTGGGTCAACTCTTCTCGCAATAAATGTTTTTGCTGGATCAAATTGGCACGTTCTGTATCCACGTACATATGTCCACGATTAAGGGTGTTTCCGCTGCTCCAATACACAGAGAAAAGCCCCCAATTTGTTTTTGCCAGTTCAGATAAGTTTGGGTATTTCTGCACATATGCTGTGCTGCTTCCGAAGAAAATGTAGTAATTCGACTGAAGCGAATCGCTTACTGTTTGCAGTGTAAATCCATCGCTGCACAGCGTGTTGATCTCTTCTTTAATCTTATCCAGCTCGGCTAAGATTTCGGGGCTTGGCTTTCCGCCAATAAAGGCCTTTAAATCGCCGTCCCATTTACGGGTTATTTTGCTGGCTGTACCGAACTCGAAACCAAGGGCGATTTCCTTGAAATAGTCGATGGTTTCCAACTGGTAGAGGCTCAGTTGAGGTTCCAGTTCATCCGATTGCTTGGAGCAAGAGAGCAGAAGAAAGCCAAAAGATAAAGCCAGTAGAAATAACCTTTTCATGTTCGGTCTGGGTGTTTGAATCGATCCGTTTAGAGGCTAAGCTACTGTTTTTAAGAGAAGATGAGAAAATGAAATTCAATTTGCTTGTTGATTTTACTCGATTTTTTTGTTGAAAAGTGCGGTTTGAAAAGAAAAGGTTTTGTGAAAAGGGGTTTTAGGGTTAAGGGCATACATTATTTTTGCTCTACGTGTACGCCAATCTTGTTGTAGTACACAGTGCTGATACCTTCGTAGCCAGAATCTGTGCCCACAATAAACCACAATTTACCTTCGGCATCGGTGGTGGCTTCAAACGGTGTGGTGTTGGTCAAGGTTTTTAACACATACACTTCTTCGCTTTGCCCGTTTGAAAGGTCGCCCAATACAATCATGTCTGTTCCCCCTCCCGATTGGTTTCCCTTGTCGATGTTCATGCGGTAATGGTTCAAGCTGTCCAAAGTGCTGCTTTTCGGTTCGGTGTCCGTCAAACCAGCCTTTACATACACTGAAGAAGCGGGGCTTCCGCCAATACCCACTGAGTTGTCTGCGGCATTGGTGGCCAGTTCGAGTGTAAAGGTGGCGGCATACTTGGTGTTCGGCTGCAATCCAGAAATTTGCTTTTTCGCATACATGAAAAGATCGTCGCTGTGATTGTTTCCCGAAAGTTTCAAAGCACCTTCTGTGCTGTCCAAAGGAGAAGGCAAAGTGCTGTAGCTGTATTGCAGTTCGTAAAAGGCCGAGTCGCCCTCTGGATAATCGGCAAAATTACCGACCCAATCTTGATTGTTGCTTTCAAAATCGAAATTGAAGTCCGAAGGTTCTGGCGTGGTGTTGTTGTTTTCCGAGCAAGCCGTGGCCAAAAAAAGGCAAGCTACCGCAAATGATAATTTGTGCATAACAATTGTTTTTGTTTAAAAATTGATTTTAGAAACAGATAGAAAACAGGTTTTGGATGGCCATCTCAAATTCCGAATTTGTTATCTAGCCACTGGTACGGTATGGCTGTGTACATTTGTTGCTTTGTGTTTTGTCGAAAATGCCCAATACTTGCAGGATTGCAACACTTTCTTAGGAAAGTCAAAGTCGTTCGTGGCTTTTTGCGGATGAAAAGCCTGTGCTGATCGGCGTGAAATTTGGGCCTTGGGTAAAAAAAATCAACCAAAGAAAGCCAGGCTCTCTTTGGTTGATGATTCGGGTAAAGGTTGTGAATTTTGGAACCCGAAAACAGATGACAATCGCTTAAAGCACGTTTCCGTCTTTGTCGAATTTCATGGATTGTTTGTCGGCACCTTTGATAAGGTTGATTTCATAGTAATCGGCTCCATCGCCGCTCACCAAGAAAGCCGATTCCACTTCCCATCCTGCAAAGCCGTCGCTTTTCAACACATTTTTGATCGGCTCAGGAAGATCT
Encoded proteins:
- a CDS encoding efflux RND transporter periplasmic adaptor subunit, coding for MKNYKFLITLFLGLSLLASSCGEKQDNSLEGKKAKLQELQSQLGKTQNEIAALQKEISVMEPDTTEKVTYVKAMPIVTEDFSHYVEANGKLEAENNVFVSPQTGGAITQVLVKEGDFVKKDQVVARIDDSILKNNINEVKTQLETARTLFGRQKALWDQKIGTEVQYIQSKSQVESLEKRLATLNSQLAQSEVKSPLSGYVDEVRLKAGEIASPGMGILRVVNLNILKVVSKIPDTYAGTIKKGDLVKVQFPDLNKEIDSRLSFVSQTVDPVTRTFAAEAKVPINRDFKPNLNAVVFIKDQSKAETIAISENLVQNTERGQIVYVAEEQNGKQVARGREVSLGLSYNGKVEVLTGLSAGDVLITDGYQDLVDGEVVSF
- a CDS encoding efflux RND transporter permease subunit; this encodes MSENNKNISPDKLEGGGLIYNMIGFLGNNRTTVYLVTFLLTLAGYSIFTNLPKEQFPEIVVPQIYVNTVYAGTAPADIENLINKPLEKQIKAEKGVKKIKSNSLQDVSVILVEFETDVPVEVAKERVKSAIDKARRDLPTDLDQDPTAIEVNFSEFPIMNVNLSGDFSMQKLKTYAEEIQDRVEALPEITRVDIVGALEREIQINLDLQKMQAYGLAFSDIQQAVASENVNISGGELNVNNIRRTLRVKGEFTSIDQLKNVVVSSGTGATARLYEIADVRDSFEERQDFARLDNKPVVTLNVIKRGGENLIIASEKIEEILDEFKTKAPSGLNVTITADQSDRTKADLNDLINTVVLGFIFVVLVLMFFMGVRDAIFVGLSVPLSALLALYPLMLMGFTLNTIVLFAFLLGLGIVVDDAIVVIENSHRIFNQHKKLTIVEAVKLAASEVFIPVLAGTLTTIAPFFPLLFWPGIVGEFMKYLPFTLIFTLFASLVVSYVMNPVFAMTFMKREEDDREVKAGFSTLKRPLFILLGVAALLYLLSLSGNSMFFGGANVVVLIAILYVFNHYILTPKLIIPFQENLLPRLKEGYSKIIRWVIRGWRPVWVVLAAFCLLIFSVVMLGIVKPSVVFFPSGEPDYIYVYNLMPVGTDARKTDEVTKEIEKRVFKVLEDNQAMPAVNSVISNVGKNAGDPFNPDRSDTPHKSKVTIAFVGKEKRGNISSQELLGKVRDALQGIPGTQISVEREQNGPPTGKPITLEITGDDFDVLHEIEVQVMDKIAASNIQGIDELKSDLVTNKPEILINIDREKASREGIRTATIAQALRTALFGLEVSKYRDTEDEYPIQLRLKENDRDQIESLLSMNITFRDMNMGGVLRSIPLATVANISYSTTFSQINRTDAMRTITLSSDVTPEYKEKANEVNANILNAIADIKLPPGYTVKQGGEQEEQAEAATFLSTAFLVAIAMIYLILAAQFNSIVKPFIIFFTIVLSLIGVLLGFMAFGKTFSVIMSGVGIIALAGIVVKNGILLIEFIDELRKRGLPLREAIIQGGSTRLTPVLLTASSTVLGMMPLAFGLAFDFGALFVDLKWAVNIGGDSAVFWNILAWTIIFGLIFSTILTLIIVPCLYYLSERVKERFSSGKSKQTEQLEEALV
- a CDS encoding DUF2927 domain-containing protein, giving the protein MKRLFLLALSFGFLLLSCSKQSDELEPQLSLYQLETIDYFKEIALGFEFGTASKITRKWDGDLKAFIGGKPSPEILAELDKIKEEINTLCSDGFTLQTVSDSLQSNYYIFFGSSTAYVQKYPNLSELAKTNWGLFSVYWSSGNTLNRGHMYVDTERANLIQQKHLLREELTQSLGLAQDSPEYPESIFQSAWTTTNSYAPIDKELIRLLYHPDMKSGLDATAVELVLSEILLNE